One segment of Asterias rubens chromosome 2, eAstRub1.3, whole genome shotgun sequence DNA contains the following:
- the LOC117306991 gene encoding 1-acyl-sn-glycerol-3-phosphate acyltransferase alpha-like yields MNLFVFLVASLAGLSCLLYALCRLNSSVQFYTKYTMFLCWHLFLGVLVTGVSLLTFTFGDTANMWWWNFFSCFLDAKLLLGVDIEMLNTMDKLGVNEPCVIICNHQTSLDQLPFLRCWAPGRYSILAKNSLKYTLSYGLGCIASGVIFVDRKDAAQAREASKRCVKFLTEEKGKLWVYPEGTRSHQPETDMLPFKKGAFHMAVQAQVPIVAVVFSRYRHMYSSAEKKFDKVKIKVDILPSVSTKGLTAEDVPELTERVRDMMLKRFREISPPFSNNNHKVKSS; encoded by the exons atgaatttgtttgtgtttttggtggCTTCTCTAGCCGGCCTGTCATGTTTGTTGTATGCACTATGCAGACTGAACTCGTCTGTACAATTCTACACTAAATACACAATGTTTTTATGTTGGCACTTGTTTCTCGGTGTTTTGGTGACTGGAGTAAGTTTGTTGACATTTACATTTGGTGACACCGCCAACATGTG GTGGTGGAATTTCTTTTCGTGTTTTCTGGATGCCAAACTTTTACTCGGTGTTGATATCGAGATGCTAAATACAATGGATAAGCTTGGGGTGAACGAACCTTGTGTGATCATCTGCAACCACCAGACATCTCTGGATCAACTAC CATTCTTAAGATGTTGGGCTCCAGGACGTTACTCAATCTTAGCTAAGAACTCCCTCAAGTACACGCTTTCTTATGGCTTGGGATGTATTGCAAGCGGCGTTATCTTTGTGGACAGAAAGGATGCCGCTCAGGCCAGGGAGGCTAGTAAGAGATGCGTCAAATTCCTCACAGAGGAGAAA gGTAAACTTTGGGTGTATCCAGAGGGAACTCGTTCTCACCAGCCTGAAACCGACATGCTGCCATTCAAGAAAGGAGCATTTCACATGGCAGTCCAGGCTCAG GTTCCTATTGTTGCAGTAGTCTTTTCAAGATACAGACATATGTACAGCTCGGCAGAGAAGAAATTTGACAAAG TGAAAATCAAAGTTGACATCCTGCCGAGTGTTTCAACAAAAGGCTTGACGGCAGAAGACGTCCCCGAGCTGACAGAGAGAGTGAGGGACATGATGCTCAAGAGATTCAGAGAAATATCCCCACCATTCAGCAACAATAATCACAAAGTAAAGTCGTCGTAG